A portion of the Paucilactobacillus hokkaidonensis JCM 18461 genome contains these proteins:
- a CDS encoding ABC transporter ATP-binding protein, translating into MQLRSKTTTKLHTKDFFKLIGMIQPRYWLFTCGILLGALAAMMQLAVPLLARNILNQIPHNLNPGFLIAVILLFVFSIVLGAFSGSFLGIFGEDVVYRLRNKLWNKILVLPINYLDQHQSGQIASRLTNDSTQVKDLLANSLPRMITSILQLVGAMLLMLFMDWKMTVIMFIVVPLILFCLLPVFRRSYSVAHQRQNALAALNAKVSEVLIKMRLVKSSDAMATEKASGKKQMSRLYKLGVREAIYDSIVGPTTGVLMLALIVGVLAYGVLRISNGTMTNGTLMAFLMYLVQLIVPFTTLGQFLSDIAKTGGSTSKIQELLDVAEEQTNIGIKVDANDKALEMNHVSFSYKSDQEILHDVSFNAAPNSVVAFVGPSGSGKTTIFSLLERFYRPDSGSITIGGTDLTDLNLSDWRDQIGLVGQNADTMTGTIRYNLTYGLQKPTTDEEQWRALELAYAKDFVQAMPAQLETEIGENGVNISGGQRQRLSIARAFLRNPKVLMLDEATASLDPESEVMVQRALQDLMAGRTTLIIAHRINTIIDADEIYFIENGRVSGHGSHTELLSDHLLYRQYFENQFAKSEEAELATE; encoded by the coding sequence ATGCAGCTGCGTTCAAAAACCACCACGAAACTCCACACTAAAGATTTTTTTAAACTGATTGGAATGATTCAGCCGCGCTATTGGCTATTTACTTGTGGCATCCTATTAGGTGCACTTGCAGCCATGATGCAACTTGCAGTCCCACTGCTAGCACGGAACATTCTTAACCAAATTCCCCATAACCTAAATCCCGGATTTTTGATTGCAGTTATTTTATTATTCGTCTTCAGTATCGTTCTAGGGGCTTTTTCTGGCAGTTTCCTTGGAATTTTTGGTGAAGATGTCGTTTATCGCTTACGAAATAAGTTATGGAATAAAATTTTGGTCCTACCGATTAATTATTTAGACCAACATCAATCTGGTCAAATTGCGTCACGGCTCACCAACGATTCGACCCAGGTTAAGGATCTGTTGGCCAATTCATTACCAAGGATGATCACCTCTATTCTCCAGTTGGTTGGAGCAATGCTGTTAATGCTCTTCATGGATTGGAAAATGACGGTTATCATGTTCATCGTTGTTCCGCTCATTTTATTTTGCTTATTGCCTGTATTTCGTCGATCATACAGCGTGGCTCACCAACGGCAAAATGCTTTGGCTGCTTTAAATGCTAAGGTCAGCGAAGTATTGATTAAGATGCGGTTAGTAAAATCATCTGATGCAATGGCAACTGAAAAGGCCAGTGGCAAAAAACAAATGTCACGACTTTATAAACTAGGCGTGCGTGAAGCCATTTACGACTCAATCGTCGGCCCAACCACAGGCGTTCTCATGCTGGCTCTCATCGTGGGTGTGCTTGCTTATGGTGTTTTACGGATTAGTAACGGCACAATGACTAACGGTACTCTAATGGCCTTTCTGATGTATTTGGTTCAATTGATCGTTCCCTTTACAACTCTCGGTCAATTTTTATCAGACATTGCGAAGACAGGCGGATCCACTAGTAAAATCCAAGAGTTACTTGATGTCGCGGAAGAACAAACCAATATTGGTATTAAGGTTGACGCTAACGATAAAGCATTGGAAATGAATCACGTTTCATTTTCGTATAAATCCGATCAAGAAATCCTGCATGACGTTTCATTTAACGCAGCACCAAATTCCGTTGTGGCCTTTGTGGGCCCTTCTGGTAGTGGCAAAACAACTATTTTTAGTCTACTAGAACGTTTTTATCGCCCAGATTCTGGTTCCATTACCATCGGAGGTACTGATCTAACTGATCTGAATTTATCCGATTGGCGGGATCAAATTGGTTTAGTTGGGCAAAATGCAGATACCATGACCGGTACCATCCGTTATAATCTAACCTATGGACTACAAAAGCCCACCACAGATGAAGAACAGTGGCGGGCCCTAGAATTAGCATATGCAAAAGATTTCGTTCAAGCAATGCCTGCACAGCTTGAAACTGAAATTGGTGAAAATGGAGTTAATATTTCGGGTGGTCAACGGCAACGCTTATCAATTGCTCGCGCCTTCTTAAGAAATCCCAAGGTACTTATGTTAGACGAAGCAACTGCTAGTTTAGACCCTGAATCAGAAGTCATGGTGCAACGAGCTTTGCAAGACCTCATGGCTGGACGAACAACACTAATCATCGCCCACCGGATTAATACCATCATCGATGCAGATGAAATCTACTTTATCGAAAACGGTCGGGTAAGTGGTCACGGATCGCATACCGAACTATTAAGTGATCACTTACTCTATCGTCAATATTTTGAAAATCAATTTGCAAAATCTGAAGAAGCAGAACTGGCAACCGAATAG
- a CDS encoding ABC transporter ATP-binding protein: MRLNLKDITVSYDQQHNVFEHLNCTVQDGELVALLGPSGSGKTTILNLMAGLLTPTFGQVMFDDRNVTDQDVRTRNIGMVFQDFALYPHLSVLDNIAFPLKMAHVNKANRQKRARELAALVHIDNQLTKSPSELSGGQQQRAAIARALVKNPAVLLLDEPLSNLDAALRIELRDEIQRIQQTTGVTTVFVTHDQNDALRIADKIIVINEGRVQQVGPGTELYRHPRNLFVAQFIGTPSINAIPINEMVSEITASIPADILARAQTVGIRSESILLNPTDEPVLAKLAVTMKQQEQLGRETYTYMHYQNIDLISTAITETIKEPQSMPVYILARGSFLFDQNGLCIWAGDNHD, encoded by the coding sequence ATGCGGCTTAATCTCAAAGACATCACAGTCTCTTATGACCAGCAGCATAACGTTTTTGAACACCTTAACTGTACAGTACAAGACGGTGAACTAGTAGCTTTGCTTGGCCCCAGCGGCAGTGGCAAAACCACTATTTTAAATCTAATGGCTGGTTTACTGACGCCAACTTTCGGCCAAGTAATGTTTGATGATCGAAATGTAACTGATCAGGATGTGCGTACCCGTAATATCGGGATGGTCTTTCAGGACTTTGCATTGTACCCACATCTCAGTGTACTCGATAACATTGCCTTTCCCCTTAAAATGGCGCACGTTAACAAGGCTAACCGGCAAAAGCGTGCACGAGAACTCGCTGCATTAGTCCATATCGATAATCAGCTAACCAAATCACCGAGTGAACTTTCTGGTGGACAACAGCAGCGTGCAGCCATTGCACGGGCATTGGTTAAGAATCCAGCAGTATTATTGTTAGATGAACCATTGTCTAATCTTGACGCGGCGCTGCGAATTGAGCTACGTGATGAAATCCAACGAATCCAACAAACGACTGGTGTAACCACTGTTTTTGTGACCCATGATCAGAATGATGCACTACGGATTGCTGATAAAATTATTGTCATTAATGAAGGTCGCGTTCAACAAGTGGGGCCGGGAACTGAATTATATCGGCACCCCCGTAATTTATTTGTGGCACAATTCATCGGTACACCAAGTATTAATGCCATTCCCATCAACGAAATGGTTTCAGAAATAACAGCATCGATTCCTGCTGACATCCTGGCGCGGGCCCAAACTGTCGGAATACGGAGTGAATCTATTTTACTGAATCCCACAGACGAGCCAGTGTTGGCAAAGCTAGCTGTAACAATGAAACAACAAGAGCAACTAGGCCGTGAAACTTATACCTATATGCACTACCAAAATATCGATCTAATCAGTACGGCTATTACTGAAACAATCAAAGAACCACAGTCGATGCCTGTATATATACTGGCACGAGGCAGCTTTTTATTTGATCAAAATGGCCTTTGTATCTGGGCAGGTGACAATCATGATTAA
- a CDS encoding glycosyltransferase: MRGLFDIQILYCGNDQMFQGVLLSVLSLLKHTKEPLKIYILTAELQNKRHQFTGFTMEHADFINKVVKQYDDQNSVTRIDITDLYNANLPTANANTMFTPYSMLRLYADQIPELSGRILYLDADVLCRRPFEDFYSQSLLNTEIVGTLDYYGRWFFHHQWRKFDYINSGVLLLNLDLIRQTHLFEKCRNMCKKIPMIMPDQSAINRYSKLKRFAKRQYNEQHGVASSTVFQHFSANWKFWPVIHTEAIKPWEIDEVHDQLGIHDYDDLYETYQKLLAELPDYSVASSASSDFAN; the protein is encoded by the coding sequence TTGAGGGGACTGTTTGATATTCAAATTCTTTACTGTGGCAATGACCAGATGTTTCAAGGTGTGTTACTGTCTGTATTATCACTTTTAAAACATACAAAAGAACCGCTTAAGATTTATATTTTAACGGCTGAATTACAAAATAAACGGCATCAATTTACCGGATTTACTATGGAACATGCTGATTTTATCAATAAGGTGGTAAAACAGTATGATGATCAAAATAGTGTGACTAGAATCGATATTACCGATCTTTATAACGCTAACTTGCCCACTGCTAATGCCAATACAATGTTTACGCCATACAGCATGTTACGACTATATGCAGATCAGATTCCGGAACTATCTGGTCGAATTTTATATCTGGATGCGGATGTACTCTGCCGTCGCCCATTTGAAGACTTTTACAGTCAATCGCTGTTAAATACTGAAATAGTAGGGACATTAGATTATTATGGCCGCTGGTTTTTCCACCACCAATGGCGTAAGTTCGATTACATCAATTCTGGCGTGTTGCTGTTGAACCTAGATTTGATCAGACAGACGCATTTATTTGAAAAATGTCGCAATATGTGTAAAAAAATACCGATGATCATGCCTGATCAATCGGCGATTAATAGATATTCGAAATTAAAACGATTTGCGAAACGACAATACAACGAACAACACGGTGTTGCTAGCAGCACTGTATTTCAGCATTTTTCAGCTAATTGGAAATTTTGGCCCGTTATTCATACTGAGGCCATCAAACCCTGGGAGATTGATGAGGTTCATGATCAATTAGGAATTCATGATTATGACGATTTGTACGAAACGTATCAAAAATTACTTGCTGAATTACCAGACTATTCGGTTGCCAGTTCTGCTTCTTCAGATTTTGCAAATTGA
- the pepI gene encoding proline iminopeptidase has product MKIEEGYMPFHEYKTYYRIVGEPSKDKAPLLLIHGGPGSSHNYFELLDEYANTGRQLIMYDQVGCGKSSLPEDPAVYVKDTWAQELIALRKYLHLDEVHMLGQSWGGMLEMYYLTNFDPQGIKSVMIDGSPASIKLWTKEQHRLISYLSYEDRKAIAEAERTGDFTGPKYLAANDRYMERYCWDDPDENSPEPLRRPTNGKRASLIAEGPNEFTENGTISDFEVTDQLKNIHVPVLVTNGTDDLCTPLIAKSVYDHIPGAKWHLFANSRHLALLDQHDKFIDVLDRWLAVND; this is encoded by the coding sequence ATGAAAATTGAAGAAGGATATATGCCATTTCATGAATACAAAACTTATTATCGGATTGTCGGTGAACCAAGCAAAGATAAAGCACCATTGCTGTTAATTCACGGCGGCCCAGGGTCTTCGCATAACTATTTTGAATTGTTGGATGAATATGCTAATACTGGCCGCCAACTGATTATGTATGATCAAGTTGGCTGTGGCAAATCGTCGCTGCCTGAAGATCCAGCCGTTTACGTTAAAGATACTTGGGCACAAGAACTGATTGCGTTGCGTAAATACCTGCACTTAGATGAAGTACATATGTTAGGACAATCATGGGGCGGAATGCTAGAAATGTATTATTTAACTAACTTTGATCCCCAGGGAATTAAAAGTGTAATGATTGATGGTTCGCCAGCTTCCATCAAGCTATGGACAAAAGAGCAACATCGACTGATCTCATATTTGAGTTATGAGGATCGAAAAGCGATTGCAGAAGCCGAAAGAACAGGCGATTTTACCGGGCCAAAATATTTGGCGGCTAATGATCGCTACATGGAACGTTATTGCTGGGATGATCCTGACGAAAATTCACCAGAACCATTACGCAGACCGACAAATGGTAAACGAGCCAGTTTAATCGCTGAAGGGCCGAATGAATTTACTGAAAACGGAACAATCAGCGATTTTGAAGTGACCGATCAACTCAAAAATATTCACGTGCCAGTCTTGGTTACGAATGGCACGGATGATTTATGTACACCATTGATTGCTAAATCAGTCTATGATCATATTCCGGGAGCCAAGTGGCATTTATTCGCTAACAGCCGGCATCTGGCTTTATTGGACCAACATGATAAGTTCATTGATGTACTTGATCGTTGGCTGGCAGTAAACGACTAA